In Gemmatimonadota bacterium, the following are encoded in one genomic region:
- a CDS encoding LysM peptidoglycan-binding domain-containing protein, with protein sequence MRRRGSAASGARLRFGVGGPADPARLRRAGPAGGLRGDRVGAPVRGRRGDTVTDLAARHGVSEARLRRLNALPTWYRLRPDQALRLPAA encoded by the coding sequence ATTCGGCGTCGAGGTTCCGCCGCTTCCGGCGCCCGCCTTCGATTCGGTGTTGGTGGACCGGCCGATCCGGCTCGCCTCCGCCGAGCGGGGCCGGCCGGGGGCCTCCGTGGCGATCGCGTGGGTGCCCCGGTGCGGGGGCGGCGGGGGGACACGGTAACCGATCTCGCCGCCCGCCATGGGGTGAGCGAGGCCCGGCTCCGGCGGCTGAACGCCCTCCCGACGTGGTATCGTCTCCGGCCGGACCAGGCCCTCCGGCTCCCGGCGGCCTAA
- a CDS encoding TldD/PmbA family protein yields MRDLLVQALKSAGGYVELRLRRRWSTAVVFRKQRLEVATEYHAFGGVARCLVPGHGWGAVAFTDPDRSALAVVRAHELSLETRPERPITLAPIPIRQVDQADLLLDDPRLVSLAEKRELLEGLTGELLAADRRLADSRTSYGDSVYETWLATSEGVWLHELRSEASLGALAVAGEDGAQERALESVAVLGGWGSVAGRAPMFREVGERAVARLHAAPVKAGRYPVVFDPRATGALVLQTITNLCRSPSRGIERELLALGTRIGPEFLTVGDDPTASGLRTSLALDDEGTPVNHTHLVQNGVVVAHLHTRETAARAAVGPTGHALATSLRSIPVARPTNSYVAKGPGDSAALIGDVPLGIYVSDVLGVAVEGHQVTLTPASTRMIRNGVLAESVKCAPITADLFALYGRLDRVGGDFAWDPSAAALHDAGPLRPITTGAPHTRFVDLDIGALYT; encoded by the coding sequence ATGCGTGATCTGCTGGTCCAGGCTCTGAAGTCGGCCGGTGGCTACGTCGAACTCCGGCTCCGCCGCCGCTGGTCGACCGCCGTGGTGTTCCGGAAGCAGCGCCTCGAAGTGGCCACCGAGTATCACGCCTTCGGCGGCGTGGCCCGTTGCCTGGTGCCGGGCCACGGGTGGGGGGCAGTGGCCTTTACCGACCCCGATCGCTCGGCGTTGGCGGTCGTCCGCGCCCACGAACTGTCGCTGGAGACTCGTCCCGAACGCCCGATTACCCTCGCGCCGATTCCGATTCGGCAGGTCGATCAAGCGGACCTGCTGCTCGACGATCCCCGCTTGGTTTCCCTTGCGGAAAAACGTGAACTACTCGAGGGGCTGACCGGCGAATTGTTGGCCGCCGATCGGCGGCTGGCCGATTCCCGGACCAGCTACGGCGACTCAGTGTACGAAACGTGGCTGGCCACCAGCGAAGGGGTCTGGCTCCACGAATTGCGGAGCGAGGCAAGTCTCGGCGCCCTGGCCGTGGCTGGCGAGGACGGGGCCCAAGAGCGGGCCCTCGAGTCGGTCGCCGTGCTCGGCGGCTGGGGTTCGGTGGCGGGACGGGCTCCCATGTTCCGGGAGGTGGGCGAACGCGCCGTGGCCCGGCTCCATGCCGCGCCGGTCAAGGCCGGCCGGTATCCGGTTGTGTTCGACCCCCGCGCCACCGGGGCCCTGGTGCTCCAGACCATCACCAACCTGTGCCGGTCGCCCTCCCGGGGCATCGAGCGCGAGTTGTTGGCGTTAGGCACACGGATCGGCCCGGAGTTCCTGACCGTCGGGGACGATCCAACCGCCTCCGGGCTTCGGACCAGCCTGGCGCTCGACGACGAGGGCACCCCGGTCAACCACACGCACTTGGTCCAAAACGGCGTGGTCGTAGCCCACCTCCACACCCGGGAAACCGCGGCCCGCGCGGCGGTCGGGCCCACCGGACATGCCTTGGCCACCTCCCTCCGGTCGATTCCAGTGGCTCGCCCGACCAATAGCTACGTCGCCAAGGGGCCGGGCGACTCCGCCGCCCTGATCGGCGATGTGCCGTTAGGCATCTACGTGTCGGATGTCCTCGGCGTGGCGGTCGAAGGCCACCAAGTGACGCTGACGCCCGCGTCCACCCGGATGATTCGCAACGGGGTCTTGGCGGAGTCGGTCAAGTGCGCCCCGATCACGGCCGATCTCTTTGCCCTCTACGGCCGGCTCGACCGGGTCGGGGGCGACTTTGCCTGGGATCCGAGCGCGGCCGCCCTCCACGACGCCGGCCCCCTTCGGCCGATTACCACCGGAGCGCCCCACACCCGGTTCGTCGATCTCGACATCGGCGCCCTCTACACATGA
- a CDS encoding GNAT family N-acetyltransferase: MASIGLSESTTISSEASPRPVMSRPDLWSFLVPQPNAIRGPLRLNTADVDEINRVFSDAFTERYHRDGMTGVRVPPLNPAIWRFALAAASDGALHWRDAEGHLAAFNIVHTLGHEGWMGPLAVRPDCQGRGLGRRIVQAGVDLLKANGCRVIGLETMPRTVDNIGFYSGMGFRPAHMTVSVTRETHGAAGMPGELASRLGPPGAWIERLRELVTEVMPGLDVGREAGLTLEQALGDVTVVRDGNHWRAAALWHAAPLALGRPADELRVLKLVAKDRGAFRAVVQALVAEAAARGLGRVAIRCQTGFREAYGDLMEMGFRVHWTDLRMVLADRPEVAPRTGVVFSNWEI, from the coding sequence ATGGCTTCGATCGGATTATCCGAATCGACTACGATATCGAGCGAGGCATCGCCACGGCCCGTGATGAGCCGTCCGGACCTCTGGAGCTTCCTGGTGCCGCAGCCTAACGCTATTCGGGGGCCGCTCCGGCTCAACACCGCCGACGTCGACGAGATCAACCGGGTGTTCTCGGACGCGTTTACCGAACGGTACCACCGTGATGGGATGACCGGCGTCCGGGTCCCGCCGCTCAATCCGGCCATTTGGCGGTTCGCCCTCGCGGCGGCCAGCGACGGGGCGCTCCATTGGCGCGATGCCGAGGGCCACCTCGCGGCCTTCAACATCGTCCACACCCTCGGCCACGAGGGGTGGATGGGCCCGCTCGCGGTTCGGCCGGATTGCCAAGGCCGGGGTTTGGGGCGCCGGATCGTGCAGGCCGGCGTTGATTTGCTCAAAGCGAACGGGTGCCGGGTCATCGGGCTCGAAACGATGCCCCGCACGGTCGACAATATCGGCTTCTACAGCGGGATGGGATTCCGTCCGGCCCACATGACGGTGTCCGTGACCCGTGAGACCCACGGGGCCGCCGGAATGCCCGGGGAGCTGGCCTCGCGGCTCGGACCGCCCGGCGCCTGGATCGAGCGGCTCCGGGAGCTGGTCACCGAGGTGATGCCGGGTCTTGACGTGGGCCGCGAAGCGGGGCTCACGTTGGAGCAAGCGTTGGGTGACGTGACGGTGGTGCGGGATGGAAACCACTGGCGCGCGGCCGCCCTTTGGCACGCGGCGCCGCTCGCCCTCGGTCGACCGGCCGACGAGCTTCGGGTCCTCAAGCTGGTGGCCAAAGACCGGGGGGCGTTCCGGGCGGTCGTCCAAGCGCTCGTCGCGGAGGCGGCGGCTCGCGGTCTTGGCCGGGTGGCCATCCGGTGCCAGACGGGATTCCGCGAAGCCTACGGCGATCTGATGGAGATGGGCTTCCGGGTCCACTGGACCGATCTTCGGATGGTCCTGGCCGACCGCCCGGAGGTGGCGCCCCGAACCGGGGTCGTGTTCTCGAACTGGGAGATCTAG
- the folE gene encoding GTP cyclohydrolase I FolE has translation MSNTEAVSIKSHVRAILESMGEDPDRKGLERTPERVEKAYRWMTRGYEMSVADVVGGGVFEESHENMILVRDIELYSMCEHHMLPFFGRAHVAYIPKGRIIGLSKLPRIVEIFARRLQVQERLTDQVADAVMEVLEPAGVGVVIEASHLCMMMRGVEKQNSTTVTSALRGIFKDDARTREEFLRLVHGPRIGRV, from the coding sequence ATGTCGAATACCGAGGCCGTTAGCATCAAGTCCCACGTCCGGGCCATCCTCGAGTCGATGGGCGAAGATCCGGATCGCAAGGGGCTCGAGCGCACTCCCGAACGGGTCGAAAAAGCCTATCGCTGGATGACCCGGGGCTACGAGATGTCGGTTGCCGATGTGGTCGGCGGGGGTGTCTTCGAAGAGTCGCACGAGAATATGATCTTGGTTCGCGATATCGAACTCTACTCGATGTGCGAGCACCATATGTTGCCCTTCTTCGGCCGGGCGCACGTGGCGTACATCCCGAAGGGACGGATCATCGGACTTTCGAAATTGCCGCGGATCGTCGAGATCTTTGCCCGGAGGCTCCAGGTTCAGGAGCGCCTGACGGATCAGGTGGCCGATGCGGTCATGGAAGTCCTGGAGCCCGCCGGGGTCGGCGTGGTCATCGAGGCGTCCCACCTCTGTATGATGATGCGGGGTGTCGAAAAGCAAAATTCGACCACCGTCACCAGCGCCTTGCGGGGCATCTTCAAAGACGATGCCCGGACCCGCGAGGAGTTCCTCCGGCTGGTGCACGGGCCCCGGATCGGCCGGGTGTGA
- a CDS encoding DNA repair exonuclease, whose protein sequence is MSPVLLAHLADIHLGYRQYYRQTPLGLNQREVDVARVFNQAVGQVIEAKPDVVIVAGDLFHAVRPTNQAIVHCFRQFQRLRDGLPAAEIIVIAGNHDTPRASETGSILKLFSELGLHVATEEAIEFNFPNLDLAVRAVPHHALVSAERPDLRPTGRARYQILTVHGEVEGLFPLDRWWAEPGGAALDPAQLADAGWSYVALGHYHVMREVGPRVWYAGALDYVTPNPWGEYTEQRKTGVKGKGWLLVDLDQMIEGHGAPKPQWVVPERRLVDLKAVEAKDLSAADLDQAIQERLATVPGGIADQLVRLVVYDVARHVTRELDHTAIRAAKASALHFHLDLRRPDVHRVIGTGAPGGRQTLPDVVRAHLTRRPLPERLDRDRFVDRGVSLLESVSFEPEAEA, encoded by the coding sequence ATTTCCCCCGTGCTGCTTGCTCACCTCGCCGACATCCACCTCGGCTATCGCCAGTACTACCGCCAGACCCCGCTCGGCCTCAACCAGCGTGAGGTTGACGTTGCCCGGGTGTTCAACCAGGCCGTAGGGCAGGTCATCGAGGCCAAGCCCGATGTCGTCATCGTCGCCGGCGATCTCTTCCACGCCGTCCGGCCGACCAACCAGGCGATCGTCCATTGCTTTCGCCAGTTTCAGCGCCTTCGAGACGGCCTACCAGCCGCGGAAATCATCGTCATCGCGGGCAACCACGATACCCCGCGGGCCAGCGAGACCGGCTCGATTCTCAAGTTGTTTTCCGAGCTCGGCCTTCACGTGGCGACCGAAGAGGCCATCGAGTTCAACTTTCCGAATCTCGACCTGGCGGTTCGGGCCGTGCCGCACCATGCCCTGGTCAGCGCCGAGCGTCCCGACCTTCGTCCAACCGGACGGGCCCGCTATCAAATCCTGACCGTCCACGGCGAGGTCGAGGGACTGTTCCCGCTCGACCGTTGGTGGGCGGAACCCGGCGGGGCCGCCCTCGATCCCGCTCAGTTGGCCGACGCCGGCTGGAGCTACGTGGCGCTCGGCCACTACCACGTGATGCGGGAGGTCGGTCCCCGGGTCTGGTACGCCGGGGCGCTCGACTACGTCACCCCGAACCCATGGGGTGAATACACCGAGCAACGGAAGACCGGGGTCAAGGGCAAGGGTTGGTTGCTGGTGGATCTCGACCAAATGATCGAGGGCCACGGGGCGCCGAAGCCGCAGTGGGTGGTGCCCGAGCGCCGGCTGGTTGATCTTAAAGCCGTCGAAGCCAAAGACCTCTCGGCGGCGGACCTTGATCAGGCCATCCAGGAGCGGCTGGCCACCGTGCCCGGAGGGATTGCCGATCAGCTCGTCCGTTTGGTCGTCTATGACGTAGCCCGTCATGTCACCAGGGAACTCGATCACACCGCCATTCGGGCCGCCAAGGCATCGGCGTTGCACTTTCACCTCGATCTTCGGCGCCCCGACGTGCATCGGGTCATCGGTACCGGTGCCCCAGGGGGCCGCCAGACCCTGCCCGACGTGGTCCGGGCTCATCTGACCCGCCGCCCGCTTCCTGAGCGCCTCGATCGCGACCGATTTGTCGACCGTGGGGTCTCGTTACTCGAGTCGGTGAGTTTCGAGCCTGAGGCGGAGGCCTGA
- a CDS encoding 6-carboxytetrahydropterin synthase, whose protein sequence is MTTCVVARRLHFNAAHRLHNPAKSDEWNQSTFGPCNNPNYHGHNYELDVLVEGPIDPDTGYVVDVGIVKRIVETAIISVLDHRNLNLDVPWFRERIPSAENIAVFCWEQIGPLLPAGQLALIRLWETPRNYVEYRGR, encoded by the coding sequence ATGACCACCTGTGTCGTCGCCCGGCGACTGCATTTTAATGCTGCGCACCGGCTCCATAACCCGGCCAAGTCGGACGAGTGGAACCAATCCACCTTTGGGCCGTGTAACAATCCCAACTATCACGGTCACAACTACGAACTCGATGTGCTCGTCGAAGGGCCCATCGACCCGGATACCGGGTACGTTGTTGATGTCGGGATCGTGAAGCGGATCGTTGAGACCGCGATCATCAGCGTGCTCGATCATCGAAATTTGAATCTGGACGTTCCCTGGTTTCGGGAGCGGATTCCATCGGCGGAAAACATCGCGGTGTTCTGTTGGGAACAAATCGGGCCGCTGCTCCCTGCCGGCCAGTTGGCCCTGATCCGATTATGGGAAACTCCGAGGAACTATGTCGAATACCGAGGCCGTTAG
- a CDS encoding SMC family ATPase: MQLRRLRLVNFRQHADTVLEFEAGLTGIVGPNGAGKSTLLEAIAWAMYGTPAARGTRDSIRRRSAPPRSRVEVELDFVLGPHQYRVVRSLQQAALYQDGDDVPVANSAAAVTDKVSRLLKMTKEEFFNTYFTGQKELATMASMSASGRAKFLSRVLGYERLATVQVKLKEERSAVRAALQTAETGLVDLVELEREELEATARLVAAAQSVTTTQAHQLAAEAASARLAPEWAAMQRRREAVQATETDLNIANHAATEARRTFESLDRDLAESLEAKTKRDELAPATLEWDALVADRNRLDALAQLFAGRLALEAKVTMSEKAIAELDQRLSQLPDRTRVEQAKAAAALVQQLADATAAVVEEERTNWVRNKQDAETMRKGLLQQHEDVETQKNRLAEAGPTGVCPTCGKPLGKEYEAVLDDLVVKLELIGSDGRHYRDRIKQLATEPKELVQARLAAEQAERDLKVATTASARAEAAVAERTRAEAARTEAAERLAGLRQQLAETPTEYDKARHLKVRERLAALEPIREQVVRLTTRAERAAELVPKALEAEQVLTRIELRVSELTARLAELGWSAEAYERLHLAYLTADREREAAVVAAVRAAGERNGAVEHLAAVARRREERTRRAAEVERLKVDVLLNQELDRAFTDLRDDLNATLRPELADAASALLRELTNGRYSDLELDEEYVASIVDDGEPKTVISGGEEDVVNLALRLAISQMIADRAGQPFSLLVLDEVFGSLDEERRNAVIDLLRGLADRFPQVILITHIESVRDGFDRIIRIDYDIERGIATARDEPSGPLELPGAAA, translated from the coding sequence ATGCAACTCCGCCGCCTCCGGCTGGTCAACTTCCGCCAACACGCCGACACCGTGCTCGAATTCGAGGCCGGCTTGACCGGGATTGTCGGGCCCAATGGTGCCGGCAAGTCGACCTTGCTCGAGGCGATTGCGTGGGCGATGTACGGCACCCCGGCGGCCCGGGGCACCCGCGATTCGATTCGTCGCCGGAGTGCGCCGCCCCGCTCGCGGGTGGAGGTCGAACTCGATTTCGTCCTCGGCCCCCATCAGTACCGGGTCGTCCGCTCGCTGCAACAGGCGGCCCTGTACCAAGATGGCGACGACGTCCCGGTCGCCAACAGCGCGGCGGCGGTCACCGACAAGGTGAGTCGGCTCCTCAAGATGACCAAGGAGGAGTTCTTCAATACCTACTTCACCGGCCAGAAGGAGTTGGCTACCATGGCGTCGATGTCGGCGTCGGGCCGGGCCAAGTTCCTGAGTCGGGTGCTGGGCTACGAGCGCCTGGCCACCGTGCAGGTCAAGCTCAAGGAAGAACGCTCCGCGGTGCGGGCGGCCCTCCAAACGGCGGAAACCGGGTTGGTTGACCTGGTCGAGTTGGAGCGCGAAGAGCTGGAGGCCACCGCCCGTCTGGTGGCGGCCGCGCAGTCGGTGACCACCACGCAAGCCCACCAACTCGCCGCTGAAGCGGCCTCGGCCCGGCTCGCCCCGGAGTGGGCGGCAATGCAGCGCCGCCGGGAGGCGGTCCAAGCCACCGAAACCGACTTGAACATCGCCAATCACGCCGCCACCGAGGCCCGGCGGACGTTCGAGTCCCTGGACCGCGACCTCGCTGAATCGCTGGAGGCCAAGACCAAGCGGGACGAGTTGGCGCCGGCCACTTTGGAATGGGACGCGTTGGTGGCGGACCGGAACCGGCTCGATGCCTTGGCCCAGTTGTTCGCCGGCCGGTTGGCCCTCGAAGCCAAAGTCACGATGTCCGAGAAGGCCATCGCCGAACTCGACCAGCGGTTGAGCCAGCTCCCGGATCGGACTCGGGTTGAGCAGGCCAAGGCCGCCGCGGCCCTCGTCCAACAGCTGGCGGACGCCACCGCGGCCGTCGTCGAGGAGGAACGGACCAATTGGGTCCGGAACAAGCAAGACGCCGAAACGATGCGGAAAGGTCTGCTGCAGCAACACGAGGACGTCGAGACCCAGAAGAACCGGCTCGCGGAGGCCGGGCCGACCGGGGTCTGTCCGACCTGCGGCAAGCCGTTGGGCAAGGAATACGAGGCGGTGCTCGATGACCTCGTCGTGAAGCTCGAACTGATCGGATCGGACGGTCGCCACTACCGCGACCGGATCAAGCAGCTGGCCACCGAGCCGAAGGAGTTGGTCCAGGCCCGGCTCGCGGCTGAACAGGCTGAGCGGGATCTCAAAGTGGCCACCACCGCCTCCGCTCGCGCCGAGGCCGCCGTGGCTGAGCGGACTCGGGCCGAGGCCGCCCGGACCGAGGCCGCCGAACGGCTGGCCGGGCTCCGCCAGCAGCTGGCGGAGACGCCGACCGAGTATGACAAAGCCCGGCACCTGAAGGTTCGGGAGCGGCTCGCGGCGCTCGAACCGATTCGTGAGCAAGTGGTCCGCTTGACCACCCGGGCCGAGCGGGCGGCGGAGTTGGTGCCGAAGGCGCTCGAGGCGGAGCAAGTGCTGACCCGGATCGAGCTTCGGGTGAGTGAACTGACGGCACGCTTGGCGGAGCTTGGATGGTCCGCGGAGGCCTACGAGCGCCTCCACTTGGCCTATCTGACCGCCGACCGGGAGCGCGAGGCGGCGGTGGTTGCCGCGGTCCGGGCTGCCGGCGAACGGAACGGCGCGGTCGAACATCTGGCGGCGGTGGCCCGGCGGCGGGAAGAGCGAACCCGACGGGCAGCCGAGGTCGAGCGCCTGAAGGTCGACGTGCTCTTGAATCAGGAACTCGACCGGGCGTTTACCGATCTCCGGGATGACCTCAATGCCACCTTGCGCCCCGAGCTCGCCGACGCCGCGTCGGCGCTCCTCCGTGAGTTGACCAACGGCCGGTACTCCGATCTCGAGCTGGACGAGGAGTACGTCGCATCGATCGTCGATGACGGCGAACCCAAGACGGTCATTTCCGGCGGCGAGGAGGACGTGGTGAATCTGGCGCTCCGGCTCGCCATCAGCCAGATGATCGCCGACCGGGCCGGGCAGCCGTTTTCGCTGCTGGTGCTGGACGAGGTGTTCGGATCGCTGGATGAGGAACGGCGGAACGCCGTCATTGACCTGCTCCGCGGCCTGGCCGATCGGTTTCCCCAGGTCATCCTGATTACGCACATCGAATCGGTTCGGGATGGCTTCGATCGGATTATCCGAATCGACTACGATATCGAGCGAGGCATCGCCACGGCCCGTGATGAGCCGTCCGGACCTCTGGAGCTTCCTGGTGCCGCAGCCTAA
- a CDS encoding tetratricopeptide repeat protein, which translates to MSFFRRVLDRLSSTPSEPQRLDYLNEALALERQGDFVAALTSYRLGLRDNPNDPRILQNMAIACTKTGQPDEAIRHYRRALELDDSLSGAHYGLAFLHLKRGDLDRAADHLRAFLTKPPRGSDADRWIQHASTALRDLEETPAAAVGSV; encoded by the coding sequence ATGAGTTTCTTTCGACGCGTCCTGGATCGGTTGAGTTCGACCCCGAGCGAACCCCAGCGCCTCGACTATCTGAACGAAGCCCTGGCCCTCGAGCGGCAGGGCGATTTCGTCGCCGCCTTGACCAGTTACCGCCTCGGACTCCGGGACAACCCCAACGATCCCCGAATCCTCCAGAATATGGCCATCGCCTGTACCAAGACGGGGCAGCCCGACGAGGCGATCCGCCACTACCGACGGGCCCTCGAACTGGACGATTCGCTCTCGGGTGCCCATTATGGTCTAGCGTTCCTGCATCTCAAACGTGGGGACCTCGACCGGGCCGCGGATCATCTCCGCGCCTTTCTGACCAAACCCCCTCGAGGATCGGACGCCGATCGTTGGATCCAGCACGCCTCCACCGCCCTTCGGGATCTCGAAGAAACGCCGGCGGCCGCCGTCGGCTCAGTCTGA
- a CDS encoding long-chain fatty acid--CoA ligase has protein sequence MSVRANGRFVDHRHQRPRHRHRPGRQGTGRARPCRRRDQRVPGLRREDPRLGPPRRNQVPPPVSQPKLGPPTLTALYFEAIDRFPPERVALRAKREGRWREYPYAEVAQTIEAISQGLLALGIHPGDRVAILSENRPEWAFVDFACLAARAADVPIYPTLTGKQTQYLLADSGARVLFVSSAGQYAKLAEFLPTLPALEWIVAFDPAVTGPRVQSLDQLAAAGQAAAAQWPDWREEALRAGPEDLATIIYTSGTTGEPKGVMLTHGNIASNVRAGMSVLPVTDTDECLSLLPLSHIFERMTGHYSMFSAGVTINYAESLEAVPANLAELRPTVVAAVPRLYEKIYARALETAIRGSPLARWIFFWAKGVGERAADLAVAHQPIPLWLRIERFLADRLVFRRIRARVGGRLKFFLSGGAPLSAEIAKFFYAAGLPILEGYGLTETSPVITVNTLPHIRFGTVGRPIPGVEVMIAPDGEILTRGPHVMRGYFGRPAETALAINPDGWFHTGDIGEIDEDGYLKITDRKKDLIATAGGKKIAPQPIEGLLRQNPFIANAVLLGDRRKFPIALLAPMFPVLEAWATREGLTWTTRAELIGLDRVVKHLEAEAMKHLRELARFEVPKRFLIVAREFSIESGELTPKLSVRRRVVEAHYRDAIEAVYLAADAEGQIEG, from the coding sequence ATTTCTGTCCGGGCGAACGGCCGATTCGTTGACCACCGGCACCAACGGCCTCGCCATCGCCACCGTCCGGGGCGTCAAGGGACGGGTCGTGCCCGACCGTGCCGTCGTCGAGATCAACGCGTACCGGGCCTCCGGCGAGAAGATCCCCGGCTCGGGCCGCCGCGTCGTAATCAGGTTCCTCCACCAGTGAGCCAGCCGAAACTCGGCCCACCGACGCTGACGGCGCTCTATTTCGAAGCGATCGACCGGTTCCCGCCGGAACGGGTCGCGCTCCGGGCCAAACGGGAGGGCCGGTGGCGGGAGTACCCCTACGCCGAGGTAGCCCAAACCATCGAGGCAATCAGCCAGGGCTTGTTGGCGTTAGGCATTCATCCGGGCGACCGAGTGGCCATCCTGTCGGAAAATCGCCCCGAGTGGGCGTTCGTCGACTTCGCCTGCCTGGCCGCTCGGGCCGCCGATGTGCCGATCTATCCCACGCTGACCGGCAAGCAAACCCAGTACCTGCTCGCCGACTCCGGGGCCCGGGTCTTGTTCGTGTCGAGCGCCGGCCAGTACGCCAAGCTCGCGGAATTCTTGCCCACCCTGCCGGCCCTCGAGTGGATCGTGGCGTTCGACCCCGCCGTCACCGGCCCGCGGGTCCAGTCGCTCGATCAATTGGCGGCGGCTGGACAGGCGGCGGCCGCCCAGTGGCCGGATTGGCGCGAGGAGGCGCTCCGGGCCGGCCCCGAGGACCTCGCGACGATCATCTACACCTCGGGGACCACCGGCGAGCCCAAGGGCGTGATGCTGACCCACGGCAACATCGCCTCCAACGTGCGGGCCGGGATGTCGGTCCTTCCGGTAACGGACACCGACGAATGCCTCTCGCTGCTCCCGCTCTCCCACATCTTCGAGCGGATGACCGGTCACTACAGCATGTTCAGTGCGGGGGTGACGATCAACTACGCGGAAAGCCTCGAGGCGGTCCCGGCCAATCTGGCCGAACTCCGCCCGACGGTCGTGGCCGCCGTGCCCCGGCTGTATGAGAAGATCTACGCCCGGGCCCTCGAAACCGCGATCCGGGGCTCGCCTCTGGCCCGCTGGATATTCTTCTGGGCCAAGGGCGTCGGCGAGCGGGCCGCCGACCTCGCCGTGGCCCACCAGCCGATCCCGCTCTGGCTTCGGATCGAGCGATTCCTGGCCGACCGGCTGGTCTTTCGGCGAATCCGGGCCCGAGTGGGCGGTCGGCTCAAGTTCTTTCTTTCCGGGGGCGCCCCGCTTTCGGCGGAGATCGCCAAATTTTTCTACGCCGCCGGCCTCCCGATCCTGGAAGGGTACGGCCTGACGGAAACGTCCCCGGTCATCACGGTCAACACCTTGCCCCACATTCGTTTCGGAACCGTCGGGCGGCCAATTCCCGGTGTCGAGGTGATGATCGCGCCCGACGGCGAGATCCTGACCCGCGGCCCCCACGTGATGCGCGGCTATTTCGGCCGGCCGGCGGAAACCGCTCTGGCCATTAATCCCGACGGGTGGTTCCACACCGGCGACATCGGTGAGATCGACGAGGATGGCTACCTCAAGATCACCGACCGGAAGAAAGACCTGATCGCCACCGCCGGCGGCAAGAAGATCGCGCCCCAGCCGATCGAGGGCTTGCTCCGCCAGAACCCGTTTATCGCCAACGCCGTGCTGTTAGGCGACCGGCGGAAATTCCCGATCGCCCTGCTCGCCCCGATGTTCCCGGTCCTCGAAGCCTGGGCCACCCGCGAGGGACTGACCTGGACCACCCGGGCTGAGTTGATCGGTCTGGACCGGGTGGTCAAACATCTCGAGGCCGAGGCGATGAAACACCTCCGCGAGCTGGCTCGGTTCGAGGTCCCGAAACGATTCTTGATCGTGGCCCGGGAGTTCTCGATCGAGAGCGGCGAGCTGACGCCGAAGCTCTCGGTGCGCCGGAGGGTGGTCGAGGCCCATTATCGGGACGCGATCGAGGCCGTCTACTTGGCCGCCGACGCCGAGGGCCAAATCGAGGGCTAA
- a CDS encoding SDR family oxidoreductase, with product MTTGALVGQLAVVTGGSKGIGAAIAAALRAEGATVVRASRTRSALSPLGDVSIVADLATDRGIETLAEEVLALGVPDLVVNNAGGFALGSFESTPASTLDELYRVNLRAPYEIARRFLGRMRERGSGRHVLIGSIADSVALPGNAAYGATKFGARGLHEVLRAEYRGTGVLCSLVSPGPVDTPLWDPIDPDGRPDLPNRASMLRPEDVADLVRWIATRPRHVDVGWVQLGPA from the coding sequence GTGACGACCGGCGCGCTGGTTGGCCAACTCGCCGTTGTCACTGGCGGATCGAAGGGTATCGGCGCCGCCATCGCCGCCGCCCTCCGGGCCGAGGGGGCCACGGTGGTGCGAGCGTCCCGAACCCGGTCGGCCCTGTCACCGCTGGGGGACGTGTCGATCGTGGCGGATCTGGCCACCGATCGGGGGATCGAGACTCTGGCGGAGGAGGTGTTGGCCCTCGGCGTGCCCGATCTCGTCGTGAACAATGCCGGTGGCTTTGCGCTCGGGTCGTTCGAATCGACTCCCGCGAGTACCCTCGACGAGTTGTACCGCGTCAACCTTCGGGCTCCCTATGAAATTGCCCGCCGGTTCCTCGGCCGGATGCGGGAGCGCGGGTCCGGGCGTCATGTCCTGATCGGAAGCATTGCGGACTCCGTGGCCCTGCCGGGTAACGCCGCCTACGGGGCAACGAAATTCGGAGCTCGGGGTCTTCACGAGGTGCTTCGGGCGGAGTATCGAGGGACCGGAGTCCTCTGCTCTCTGGTCAGTCCGGGCCCGGTCGATACCCCGCTTTGGGACCCGATCGATCCCGATGGCCGGCCCGATCTGCCCAACCGGGCCTCGATGCTCCGGCCGGAGGACGTCGCGGACTTGGTCCGTTGGATCGCCACCCGGCCCCGTCACGTCGACGTCGGCTGGGTTCAGCTCGGCCCGGCCTGA